The following proteins come from a genomic window of Deltaproteobacteria bacterium:
- a CDS encoding PQQ-like beta-propeller repeat protein: protein MWGRRFQLDTSSVTLDRKEREVLRNKARYQFIFLAAAFLLIILLFPFASSVADGTQKWAFETNGAVSSSPVIASDGTIYVGSDDGSLYAVNPDGTRKWAFETGKPVETPPAVGADGTIYLGSFDRLYAINPDGTLQWTYEAGGPGSVNGAPAIGPDGTIYVGSWGRVYAINPDGTEKWVCDTGHLVNSSPAIGSDGTVYVGSDDGNLYAIASGSVRAERQTDSPWVETRPAEVAVSGESATLKGTVNPNGEETTFFFEWGYSTSYGFTTAQTSIGSGTLFHEVTAFIDEDGAGLDFTKVYHYRLVATNTNGTSYGENGTFVASKGSLFGANCFVTTAAGVPHTVPLAVLALLSAIILLTLWQRKKRAH from the coding sequence ATATGGGGAAGGCGTTTCCAGTTAGACACCAGCTCGGTAACGTTGGACAGAAAGGAGAGAGAAGTGTTGAGAAACAAGGCCAGGTATCAGTTTATATTTTTGGCCGCTGCCTTCCTGCTGATAATATTGTTGTTTCCATTTGCGTCATCGGTAGCGGACGGCACCCAGAAGTGGGCGTTTGAAACTAATGGTGCGGTGAGCTCCTCCCCGGTTATTGCCTCTGACGGGACGATTTATGTGGGGTCAGACGATGGCAGTCTCTACGCCGTCAACCCGGACGGGACCCGGAAGTGGGCCTTTGAGACAGGAAAGCCGGTGGAGACTCCTCCAGCCGTGGGTGCTGACGGGACTATTTATTTAGGCTCCTTTGACAGGCTTTATGCCATCAACCCGGACGGTACGCTTCAGTGGACATATGAAGCGGGTGGCCCTGGCTCTGTGAACGGCGCCCCGGCCATCGGCCCGGATGGAACGATTTATGTGGGATCATGGGGCAGGGTTTACGCCATCAACCCTGATGGGACCGAGAAATGGGTGTGCGACACGGGACACCTCGTGAACTCCTCTCCAGCCATTGGTTCTGACGGAACGGTCTACGTCGGGTCTGACGACGGTAATCTCTACGCCATTGCCAGCGGGTCAGTCCGGGCCGAGCGGCAGACAGATAGTCCCTGGGTGGAGACGCGCCCGGCCGAGGTCGCTGTGAGCGGTGAATCCGCGACTTTGAAGGGGACCGTCAATCCGAACGGTGAAGAGACCACGTTCTTTTTTGAGTGGGGATATTCCACCAGTTACGGCTTTACCACAGCGCAGACATCCATTGGATCAGGAACCTTGTTCCACGAAGTCACCGCTTTCATTGATGAGGATGGCGCCGGGCTGGATTTCACCAAGGTCTATCATTACCGGCTGGTCGCCACTAACACGAATGGAACCAGTTATGGGGAGAATGGAACTTTTGTTGCGAGCAAAGGGAGTTTGTTCGGCGCCAACTGCTTTGTAACCACCGCGGCCGGAGTCCCGCATACCGTCCCGCTGGCCGTCTTGGCCCTGCTTTCTGCCATCATCTTGCTTACCTTGTGGCAAAGGAAAAAAAGAGCCCATTAA